The window GACTCTCAGGGCGTGAAAAAAGCCCATGCCTGATAAAAAACCCCCGCTCTGTGCAAGCTCCTGGACACATCATTCCTCAGAAATCGAAACCTAACTCAGGAAAACTGAAACCTATAAACCCCGCCTACCTTGCCCTATAAAAGGCCCCCGATACCCGCCCCGAGCGTGACTTCCTCGGTCCTCCTCCTAGGGGACTGGTGAACCTCGCCTGTGAGCCCAATAAAGGCTACCTCTGTTCTCATCTGCCTCGTAAGACCTTGCTTGTCTCCCCATTACATTACATTAGTGCGGAAACCCGGGAGGAGACCCCTCCCTGGACCCCTGCCGGTTTGGGCAGGCTCTCCTCTCCCCGAGCCAGGACCTCCTCTCCCAGCCGGGAGCCCTTTCACCAAATCTAAGACTCAATTCGATCACTGCTGGGTAAGTTTTCCCCTGTCCTGCGGGCTCTGGGAGTCCCTGCCCGAAAACACGGCCGTGTCAGGGCTTCCCCTGTCCGTCACTTGTGACCTTGGCACTGGGGACTAGGAGTCGTCCAACCTCCCCAGAAGCCACCATACCCCGCACTCCATGTGGCAGTGGGAGGACGCTCCCGTTGCCTCCAGACTGCCCGCCTCGGGATCATGGGGGCTGCCCAGTCCGAACCAGACCAAAAATCCCCTCTGGGGTGCCTCTTGGCTAATTTTCAGACTTTAGGTCTCAGCCAAGACCTAAAACGAAAGtggcttattttcttctgcacagTGGCATGGCCGCAGTATAAATTAGATAATCAGTCTCAGTGGCCTGCAGAGGGCACTCTAGACTTTAACATCCTCACAGACCTGACCAACTTCTGCAAGAGACTAGGCAAATGGTCCGAGGTAGCCTACGTTCAGGCCTTTTGGGACTTGCGCTCCCGCCCAGACCTCTGTGCCCAACGTTCGTTGGCCCAGGTCTTGCTTGCGAAATTCACTCCCTCAAGCAAGGAGAAGGAtgattcctcctctttctctgagCCCCTTATACTCTTTCCCTGCCACCCCTTCGGTCCTGTGCTCAACCTCCCCCTTACCCTGACCCGTCGTCGTCTCCGTCCTCATTGGCGCCACCCCTTCCCTCCACTcctcctgtgtccccaccaaacctGACGGACCCTGTCTCTCCTATCTCCACCTCCTCCTCGCCTGTCTCAGCCCATACCCGGTCCAGGACCGACCTCCTGTACCCCTTGCAGGAAGTGGCAGGTGCCAAAAAATAGTCCGGGTCCATGTGCCATTTTCGCTGGCAGACCTGTCTAAGACTGAAGAGGGTGCAGGCTCTTTCTTGGCCAACCCCACTCTGTATATCAAAGAGTTCAGATACCTATGCCAGGTGTATGACTTCACCTGGCATGATCTCCATGTCGTTATGACCTCAACCCTGTCCCCTGAGGAATGGGAGCGTATCCTAGTGGCAGCCAGGCAGCATGCTGACCAGGTTCATTTAACTGACCCCGCCATGCCAGTCGGCACTGAAGCGGTGCCCTCGGCCGAGCCTGGCTGGGACTACCAGGTTGGGCAGGCAGGCCACTGCCGCCGAGACATGATGGTCCAGTGCCTTCTTGCCAGCATGCAGGCAGCCTCCAATAAGTCAGTCAACTTTGATAAATTAAAGGAGGTAGTCCAAGGCTCAGATGAGAATCCGGCCGTTTTTCTTAACCGACTGACTGAGGCACTCATTCAGTACACCCGCCTTGACCCTACCTCCCCCACAGGAGGAACCGTCTTGGCTATGTACTTTATTTCTCAGTCGGCTCTGGATATccggaaaaaattaaaaaaggtgGAGGACAGCCCTCAAACTTCCATCCAGGATTTAGCCAAACTGGCCTTCAAGGTCTACAACTCCAGggaggaagcagctgaggcccagcGACAGGCCAGGCTAAAACAGAACGCACAACTCCAAACCCAGGCCTTGGTAGCTGCCCTGAGGCCAGCCGGCTCCAGGAGTTCTCAGAGAGGAGGTACTCCCCAAGCACCACCTGGTGCCTGCTTCAAGTGCGGCAATGATGGCCACTGGGCCAAGCAGTGCCCCAACCCTAAGGAGCCAACTCGCCCCTGTCCAAGCTGTCGGCAGATGGGCCACTGGAAGTCAGACTGCCCCAACCTGAGGACGGTTGCTATGCCTCCACGTGATGACCCTCCTCCAGGTGCTGGAGGCGTCTTCCAGCTCCTCAACACCGACGAAGATTGAAGAGGCCCAGACTCGGGAACCCCTCTTACTCTTGCCAAGCCCAGGGTTATGCTCCAGGTAGCGGATAAGTCCATATCCTTCCTTATGGACACGGGGGCTACCTACTCTGTTTTGCCTTCCTTCAGTGGCCCCAGTCATCCCTCTGCTGTCTCGGTCATGGGAATTGATGGCACTCCCTCCACCTACCACCAGACTCCTCCTCTGTCTTGCCGCCTGGATGGCTCCCTTTTCTCACACTCATTTCTCATCATTTCTTCATGCCCAGTCCCTTTGTTAGGACGAGACCTCCTTTCCAAGCTAGGGGCCTCAGTTCACTTCCGGCCCAACCCCTCCCTGCACCTTGCgctcctctttcccctcctctcaCCTGATAAACCCTGCCAGGCTGACACCCCACTCCCGTTTCTGGTCCCCATTAACCCTAAGGTGTGGGACACCTCCACCCCGATCATTGCCCAGCACCATACTCCAGTCCGCATCCGGCTGAAGGACCCCTCCAAGTTTCCCTCGACCCCAGTTCCCCATCTCCCTTGAGCACCGACAAAGGGACTAAAACCTATCATCACACGCCTGCTCCAGCAGCACATTCTAGTCCCTGCCAATTCACCATGCAATACTCCTATCCTGCCTGTACGGAAAAGCTCCAGGGCCTACCGCCTCGTGCAGGATCTACGCctcatcaatgaggcagtagTCCCCACCTTTCCAGTTGTTCCTAACCCATATACACTTCTCTCACGCATTCCCCCTGATACCACCCATTTTACTGTCCTTGACCTAAAGGATGCCTTCTTCACCATTCCCCTACATCCCAACTGTCACTTTCTGTTTGCCTTTACATGGGAAGATCCAGACACTTATATTTCTTCCCAGCTGACTTGGACTGTTTTGTCTCAAGTGTTCTGAGATAGCCCCCATTTTTTCAGACAGGCACTGGCACAGGATGTTAGCCTCTGTCCCCTTACCCACAGCACACTATTACAATATGTAGATGACTTATTAATATGTAGTCCCTCCTGGGAGAGCTCCCTTGTGGATACTGctacacttttaaattttcttggcGACTGAGGTTATCAGGTTACCCTGGCCAAAGCTCAGCTTTGCACCCCT of the Chlorocebus sabaeus isolate Y175 chromosome 3, mChlSab1.0.hap1, whole genome shotgun sequence genome contains:
- the LOC140710878 gene encoding uncharacterized protein; its protein translation is MTSTLSPEEWERILVAARQHADQVHLTDPAMPVGTEAVPSAEPGWDYQVGQAGHCRRDMMVQCLLASMQAASNKSVNFDKLKEVVQGSDENPAVFLNRLTEALIQYTRLDPTSPTGGTVLAMYFISQSALDIRKKLKKVEDSPQTSIQDLAKLAFKVYNSREEAAEAQRQARLKQNAQLQTQALVAALRPAGSRSSQRGGTPQAPPGACFKCGNDGHWAKQCPNPKEPTRPCPSCRQMGHWKSDCPNLRTVAMPPRDDPPPGAGGVFQLLNTDED